The following coding sequences are from one Rathayibacter sp. VKM Ac-2760 window:
- a CDS encoding ABC transporter ATP-binding protein, with protein MGDVASGGGMRAGAVRGKISSSDPDAQRRKNSDAPKIEHLFSRIASLFRAHRTKLMLTVALVLVGAALTVVPPLLTQLAFDRGLFPESGRPDFPVLLELVGVMVLIWVVSAVLGVWQTFLTATVGNSVMGELRIRLFRHLQAMELGFFTRTRTGVIQSRLANDVGGVASVLTNTVSSVLGNTVTVIAAVVAMLLLSWQMTIVAVVLTPVLVIAQRRVGQVRARIATKTQESLSEMTAITQETLSVSGILLAKSFGRQESEVTRYADENGRQIDLQVRQQMSGQWFFATVQIFLSVIPVVVYLVAAWLILGGTTVTAGTVVAFTTVQARLMWPLLGLMRVALDLQTAGALFARIFEYLDLRPAIADRASARDVDGELGRVELDDVVFRYPDQTDDVRPTLDRVSVSIAPGEFVAFVGPSGAGKTTISYLVPRLYDVSEGSVRFAGTDVRELRQESLVSHIGIVSQETYLFHATIADNLRYARPDATQEELEAAARSANIHDTIASFPDGYDTLVGERGYRLSGGEKQRLAIARVLLKDPAVLILDEATSALDTVSERIVQTALDDAARGRTTIAIAHRLSTVVSADVIHVVDAGRIVESGTHLELLERRGLYAALYAQQVETALSS; from the coding sequence ATGGGTGACGTCGCGAGCGGCGGCGGGATGCGCGCCGGCGCGGTGCGCGGGAAGATCTCCAGCAGCGACCCCGACGCTCAGCGGCGGAAGAACTCTGACGCTCCGAAGATCGAGCACCTCTTCTCGCGGATCGCCTCGCTCTTCCGCGCTCACCGCACCAAGCTGATGCTCACCGTCGCTCTCGTGCTCGTCGGCGCCGCGCTCACCGTCGTGCCGCCGCTGCTCACCCAGCTCGCCTTCGACCGCGGCCTCTTCCCGGAGTCGGGCCGCCCGGACTTCCCCGTCCTGCTCGAGCTCGTCGGCGTGATGGTGCTGATCTGGGTGGTCTCCGCGGTGCTCGGCGTCTGGCAGACCTTCCTCACCGCGACCGTCGGCAACAGCGTGATGGGCGAGCTGCGCATCCGGCTGTTCCGCCATCTCCAGGCGATGGAGCTCGGCTTCTTCACCCGCACCCGCACCGGCGTCATCCAGTCGCGCCTCGCGAACGACGTCGGTGGCGTGGCCAGCGTGCTGACCAACACGGTGTCGAGCGTGCTCGGCAACACCGTGACCGTGATCGCGGCGGTCGTCGCGATGCTCCTGCTCTCCTGGCAGATGACGATCGTCGCCGTGGTGCTCACTCCGGTGCTCGTCATCGCCCAGCGCCGCGTCGGTCAGGTCCGAGCGCGGATCGCGACGAAGACGCAGGAGTCGCTGTCCGAGATGACGGCGATCACGCAGGAGACGCTGAGCGTCTCGGGGATCCTGCTCGCGAAGAGCTTCGGCCGCCAGGAGTCGGAGGTGACGCGCTACGCCGACGAGAACGGCCGGCAGATCGACCTCCAGGTGCGCCAGCAGATGTCCGGGCAGTGGTTCTTCGCGACCGTGCAGATCTTCCTCTCGGTGATCCCCGTGGTCGTCTACCTCGTCGCCGCCTGGCTGATCCTCGGCGGGACGACCGTGACGGCCGGCACCGTCGTCGCCTTCACCACCGTGCAGGCGCGGCTGATGTGGCCGCTGCTGGGCCTCATGCGCGTCGCGCTCGACCTGCAGACCGCCGGCGCCCTCTTCGCCCGCATCTTCGAGTACCTCGACCTGCGGCCCGCGATCGCCGACCGCGCGAGCGCCCGCGACGTCGACGGCGAGCTCGGCCGCGTCGAGCTGGACGACGTGGTCTTCCGCTACCCCGACCAGACCGACGACGTCCGGCCGACCCTCGACCGCGTCTCGGTCTCGATCGCGCCGGGCGAGTTCGTCGCCTTCGTCGGTCCCTCCGGTGCGGGCAAGACGACCATCTCGTACCTCGTCCCGCGGCTCTACGACGTCAGCGAGGGCTCGGTCCGCTTCGCCGGCACGGACGTGCGGGAGCTGCGGCAGGAGTCGCTCGTCTCGCACATCGGCATCGTCAGCCAGGAGACCTACCTCTTCCACGCGACGATCGCCGACAACCTCCGCTACGCCCGCCCGGACGCGACGCAGGAGGAGCTGGAGGCGGCGGCCCGGTCCGCGAACATCCACGACACGATCGCGTCGTTCCCCGACGGCTACGACACCCTCGTCGGCGAGCGCGGCTACCGGCTGTCCGGCGGCGAGAAGCAGCGCCTCGCGATCGCGCGCGTGCTGCTGAAGGACCCGGCGGTGCTCATCCTCGACGAGGCGACGAGCGCCCTCGACACCGTCTCGGAGCGGATCGTGCAGACCGCCCTCGACGACGCCGCCCGCGGCCGCACCACCATCGCGATCGCGCACCGGCTCTCGACCGTCGTCTCGGCCGACGTCATCCACGTCGTCGACGCCGGCCGCATCGTCGAGTCCGGCACCCACCTCGAGCTGCTCGAGCGCCGCGGCCTCTACGCCGCCCTCTACGCCCAGCAGGTCGAGACGGCCCTCAGCTCCTGA
- a CDS encoding sugar ABC transporter permease — MSGFFQWLASIPPLAQIPLILLVFAAVVALILFFVEIAPRRGTGYTVLRLAVAVVLPVVLLLAFGLYNSVMWVAVVAAVLGGILFLLDFRSRKGAGYGLQLVAFMAPAAFFILIGLIYPTITTAFNAFMKNDGSGFAGLDNFVWVFTSPDGVTAFLNTVVWVLLAPITATAIGLAYAVFIDKSRGEKFFKLLVFMPMAISFVGASIIFKFFYDTRQGEQIGVLNGILTAFGGSPVDWLGLEPWNTLFLVVVLIWTQAGFAMTVLSAALKGVPAEQLEAASLDGTNAWQSFWNVQVPGIRSSIVVVLTTISIASLKVFDIVSAMTGGRSDTTVLAFEMVRQFQLGARSGYSAALAVILFLLVLPIVVYNARQLAKQREIR; from the coding sequence ATGTCCGGCTTCTTCCAGTGGCTGGCGAGCATCCCCCCGCTCGCGCAGATCCCCCTCATCCTCCTGGTGTTCGCGGCGGTCGTCGCGCTCATCCTCTTCTTCGTCGAGATCGCTCCTCGCCGCGGCACCGGCTACACGGTCCTCCGCCTCGCGGTCGCCGTCGTGCTGCCGGTCGTCCTCCTCCTCGCGTTCGGCCTGTACAACTCCGTCATGTGGGTCGCGGTCGTCGCAGCGGTCCTCGGTGGCATCCTCTTCCTGCTCGACTTCCGGTCCCGCAAAGGCGCGGGCTACGGACTGCAGCTGGTCGCGTTCATGGCCCCGGCCGCGTTCTTCATCCTGATCGGCCTGATCTACCCGACGATCACGACGGCCTTCAACGCCTTCATGAAGAACGACGGCTCCGGATTCGCGGGCCTCGACAACTTCGTCTGGGTCTTCACCAGCCCCGACGGCGTGACCGCCTTCCTCAACACCGTGGTCTGGGTGCTCCTCGCCCCGATCACCGCCACCGCGATCGGCCTCGCCTACGCGGTCTTCATCGACAAGAGCCGCGGCGAGAAGTTCTTCAAGCTGCTGGTCTTCATGCCGATGGCGATCTCGTTCGTCGGCGCGTCGATCATCTTCAAGTTCTTCTACGACACCCGTCAGGGCGAGCAGATCGGTGTCCTCAACGGCATCCTGACTGCCTTCGGCGGCAGCCCGGTCGACTGGCTGGGCCTGGAGCCGTGGAACACGCTGTTCCTGGTCGTCGTGCTGATCTGGACGCAGGCCGGCTTCGCGATGACGGTCCTCTCGGCCGCCCTCAAGGGCGTCCCGGCGGAGCAGCTCGAGGCGGCGTCGCTGGACGGCACCAACGCCTGGCAGTCGTTCTGGAACGTCCAGGTCCCCGGCATCCGCTCCTCGATCGTGGTCGTGCTGACCACGATCTCGATCGCGTCGCTGAAGGTCTTCGACATCGTCTCGGCGATGACCGGCGGCCGCTCCGACACCACCGTCCTCGCCTTCGAGATGGTCCGCCAGTTCCAGCTCGGCGCCCGCAGCGGCTACAGCGCGGCCCTCGCGGTCATCCTGTTCCTGCTCGTGCTCCCGATCGTCGTCTACAACGCCCGCCAGCTCGCCAAGCAGAGGGAGATCCGATGA
- the rplJ gene encoding 50S ribosomal protein L10, which translates to MANKEASVAELTEKFQSSTAVLLTEYRGLTVAQLKSLRKDISEHATYAVVKNTLTKIAANNAGISSFDAELAGPSAIAFVHGDPVAVAKSLRAFAKANPLLVVKGGYFDGNPLTAEEVGKLADLESREVLLGKLAGAFKASLFGAAYLFQAPLSKAVRTVEALREKQESAS; encoded by the coding sequence ATGGCGAACAAGGAAGCCTCGGTCGCCGAACTCACGGAGAAGTTCCAGAGTTCGACCGCCGTTCTGCTGACCGAGTACCGCGGTCTCACTGTTGCTCAGCTCAAGTCGCTGCGCAAGGACATCAGTGAGCACGCGACGTACGCCGTGGTGAAGAACACGCTGACGAAGATCGCGGCCAACAACGCCGGTATCTCGTCCTTCGACGCCGAGCTCGCTGGCCCTTCGGCCATCGCGTTCGTGCACGGCGACCCCGTCGCCGTCGCGAAGTCGCTGCGTGCCTTCGCCAAGGCAAACCCTCTCCTCGTGGTCAAGGGCGGTTACTTCGACGGTAACCCGCTGACCGCGGAAGAGGTGGGCAAGCTCGCCGACCTCGAGTCCCGTGAAGTGCTGCTCGGCAAGCTCGCCGGCGCCTTCAAGGCCTCGCTCTTCGGTGCCGCTTACCTGTTCCAGGCGCCGCTGTCCAAGGCCGTTCGCACGGTCGAGGCGCTGCGCGAGAAGCAGGAGTCCGCGAGCTGA
- a CDS encoding VOC family protein, giving the protein MQMRLELVPVPVSDVDRALAFYADVVGFHVDHDVRPSPSMRIVQLTPPGSACSIVIGTGMGPGPEDGVVRGLHLVVDDVAAARAELVERGLELSDVQDMGGVKYAHFADPDGNTWSLQEIGSRTPSA; this is encoded by the coding sequence GTGCAGATGCGACTCGAACTCGTCCCCGTGCCCGTTTCCGACGTCGACCGGGCGCTGGCGTTCTACGCCGACGTCGTCGGCTTCCACGTCGACCACGACGTCCGGCCTTCCCCGTCGATGCGGATCGTCCAGCTGACACCGCCCGGCTCCGCCTGCTCGATCGTGATCGGCACCGGGATGGGGCCCGGGCCGGAGGACGGCGTCGTCCGCGGGCTGCACCTCGTCGTCGACGACGTCGCCGCCGCCCGCGCCGAGCTGGTCGAGCGCGGTCTCGAGCTGTCGGACGTGCAGGACATGGGCGGCGTGAAGTACGCCCATTTCGCCGACCCCGACGGCAACACCTGGTCCCTGCAGGAGATCGGCTCGCGCACCCCGTCGGCCTGA
- a CDS encoding GNAT family N-acetyltransferase, translating to MTDSAPSPVVRDVPERSRFEILVGDETAGFAAYVRRDDEVVLTHTVVDEAWEGHGLGGVLARAAVLAVTEAGGTVVPRCPFIAAWLRKHPDSGARVRWPED from the coding sequence ATGACCGACTCCGCCCCCTCCCCCGTCGTCCGCGACGTGCCCGAGCGCTCCCGCTTCGAGATCCTCGTCGGCGACGAGACCGCCGGCTTCGCGGCCTACGTCCGCCGCGACGACGAGGTCGTCCTGACCCACACCGTCGTCGACGAGGCGTGGGAGGGCCATGGCCTCGGCGGCGTCCTCGCCCGCGCCGCGGTGCTCGCCGTGACGGAGGCGGGCGGCACGGTCGTCCCCCGCTGCCCCTTCATCGCCGCCTGGCTGCGCAAGCACCCGGACTCGGGCGCCCGCGTCCGCTGGCCCGAGGACTGA
- a CDS encoding LacI family DNA-binding transcriptional regulator: MPGIEEVAELAGVSKATVSRALSGRGYVSARTKERVEHAASSLGYVVSANASSLVTGRSNNVAVIIPVINQWFFGGIIEGIEHALLAAGYDLLLYNIDKHHDARRSVFEYYLVRKRVDAIVAVTLEISPDETEALLALGKPIVGIGGSLPGIPTFSIDDVAAARLATEHLLSLGHERVVHIGGLVEEEMDFHVHTKRHEGFCDALTAAGLDRGPGHFVPTSFDIPGGHRAGRQVLGDPRTRPTAIFAASDEIAIGIILAARELGLSVPEDVSIIGIDDHPLAELFGLSSIRQDPRQQGELAVALVLEALAALARGEAPPPARHTTIPATLVIRTSTSAPRGARIGA, from the coding sequence GTGCCAGGCATCGAAGAGGTCGCCGAACTCGCCGGGGTCTCGAAGGCGACCGTCTCGCGCGCCCTCAGCGGCCGAGGCTACGTCTCCGCCCGCACGAAGGAGCGGGTCGAGCACGCCGCCTCCAGCCTCGGCTACGTCGTCTCGGCCAACGCCTCGAGCCTCGTGACGGGGCGCAGCAACAACGTCGCGGTGATCATCCCCGTGATCAACCAGTGGTTCTTCGGCGGCATCATCGAGGGCATCGAGCACGCCCTCCTCGCCGCCGGCTACGACCTGCTGCTCTACAACATCGACAAGCACCACGACGCGCGGCGCAGCGTCTTCGAGTACTACCTCGTCCGCAAGCGCGTCGACGCCATCGTCGCGGTCACGCTGGAGATCTCGCCCGACGAGACGGAGGCGCTGCTCGCGCTGGGCAAGCCGATCGTCGGCATCGGCGGCTCGCTCCCCGGCATCCCGACCTTCAGCATCGACGACGTCGCGGCCGCCCGCCTCGCCACCGAGCACCTGCTCTCGCTCGGGCACGAGCGCGTCGTGCACATCGGCGGGCTCGTGGAGGAGGAGATGGACTTCCACGTGCACACCAAGCGGCACGAGGGCTTCTGCGACGCCCTCACCGCCGCCGGCCTCGACCGCGGGCCCGGCCACTTCGTGCCGACGAGCTTCGACATCCCGGGCGGGCACCGCGCCGGACGCCAGGTGCTCGGCGACCCGCGGACTCGGCCGACGGCGATCTTCGCTGCCTCCGACGAGATCGCGATCGGCATCATCCTCGCGGCCCGCGAGCTCGGCCTCTCCGTGCCCGAGGACGTCTCGATCATCGGGATCGACGACCACCCGCTCGCGGAGCTGTTCGGCCTCAGCTCGATCCGGCAGGACCCCCGGCAGCAGGGCGAGCTCGCCGTCGCGCTCGTGCTCGAGGCGCTGGCCGCTCTCGCCCGGGGCGAGGCGCCGCCGCCCGCGCGGCACACCACCATCCCGGCGACCCTCGTCATCCGCACCAGCACGTCGGCGCCGCGGGGGGCCAGGATCGGAGCATGA
- a CDS encoding excalibur calcium-binding domain-containing protein, which produces MHDTTSRNDAAGWPPPLPAAQRGTTKKRRTVPLWVLVSTSAATLVLGSVTGTGAGATGTAEVQQQLEAAQSELAQAQETFDAQAEAASAAETARSTAEGALSAAEASAAALQARIDSLTADASSSATTLAARDARITELETAAASSAAAPVAVAEVAPAAPAAAAPATSTYYANCDAVRAAGAAPISTGDAGYSRKLDRDGDGVACES; this is translated from the coding sequence ATGCACGACACGACTTCACGCAACGACGCGGCCGGCTGGCCGCCGCCCCTTCCCGCTGCGCAGCGCGGGACGACGAAGAAGCGCCGCACGGTGCCCCTCTGGGTTCTCGTCTCGACGTCGGCCGCGACCCTCGTGCTCGGCTCCGTGACGGGGACGGGCGCCGGCGCGACCGGGACGGCCGAGGTGCAGCAGCAGCTCGAGGCAGCGCAGTCCGAGCTGGCGCAGGCGCAGGAGACGTTCGACGCGCAGGCGGAGGCCGCTTCCGCAGCCGAGACCGCTCGCTCGACGGCCGAGGGCGCGCTGTCCGCCGCAGAGGCCTCCGCTGCGGCGCTCCAAGCGAGGATCGACTCGCTGACGGCGGACGCGTCGTCGTCGGCGACGACCCTCGCCGCACGAGATGCGCGCATCACCGAGCTCGAGACGGCCGCAGCGAGCAGCGCTGCGGCACCCGTCGCGGTGGCCGAGGTCGCTCCGGCAGCACCGGCCGCCGCCGCCCCGGCGACCTCGACGTACTACGCGAACTGCGACGCCGTCCGAGCAGCAGGAGCCGCGCCGATCAGCACGGGAGACGCCGGATACAGCCGCAAGCTCGACCGCGACGGCGACGGTGTCGCCTGCGAGTCGTGA
- a CDS encoding carbohydrate ABC transporter permease: protein MSVTPTPIQVPVDRSTERALARGESKIEAASGKVRKATTSRGATLAAAIIAAIWTIPTLGLFISSFRPANDIKTTGWWTIFANPGFTLDNYANALNSGDSLTLGKAFVNSLVITLPAALIPITIASLAAYAFAWIDFKGRNTLFVLVFSLQIVPIQMALVPLLQLFSDGLRIGNLYILPGLGVNGLDGSYAKVWIAHTIFALPLAIFMLHNFISEIPGEVIEAARVDGAGHGQIFFRIVLPLSVPAIASFGIFQFLWVWNDLLVATVFTSGQGLPITKALQDLSGSYGQSWELLTAGAFISIIVPLIVFFALQRFFVRGLLAGATKG, encoded by the coding sequence ATGAGCGTCACGCCCACTCCGATCCAGGTTCCGGTCGACCGCAGCACCGAGCGTGCGCTCGCCCGCGGCGAGTCGAAGATCGAGGCGGCCAGCGGCAAGGTCCGCAAGGCGACCACCTCGCGCGGAGCGACCCTCGCGGCGGCGATCATCGCGGCGATCTGGACCATCCCGACCCTCGGGCTGTTCATCTCCTCGTTCCGCCCCGCGAACGACATCAAGACGACCGGCTGGTGGACGATCTTCGCCAACCCCGGCTTCACCCTCGACAACTACGCGAACGCGCTCAACTCGGGCGACAGCCTGACGCTGGGCAAGGCGTTCGTGAACTCGCTGGTCATCACGCTGCCGGCGGCGCTGATCCCGATCACGATCGCCAGCCTCGCGGCCTACGCGTTCGCGTGGATCGACTTCAAGGGCCGCAACACGCTCTTCGTGCTCGTGTTCTCGCTCCAGATCGTGCCGATCCAGATGGCCCTCGTGCCGCTGCTGCAGCTGTTCTCGGACGGCCTGCGCATCGGCAACCTCTACATCCTCCCCGGGCTCGGGGTGAACGGGTTGGACGGCTCGTACGCGAAGGTGTGGATCGCGCACACGATCTTCGCGCTCCCGCTGGCGATCTTCATGCTGCACAACTTCATCTCGGAGATCCCCGGCGAGGTCATCGAGGCGGCCCGCGTGGACGGAGCCGGCCACGGCCAGATCTTCTTCCGCATCGTGCTGCCGCTGTCGGTCCCGGCGATCGCCTCGTTCGGCATCTTCCAGTTCCTCTGGGTCTGGAACGACCTGCTGGTCGCGACGGTCTTCACCTCCGGGCAGGGCTTGCCCATCACGAAGGCGCTTCAGGACCTCTCCGGGTCCTACGGACAGTCGTGGGAGCTGCTCACGGCCGGCGCGTTCATCTCGATCATCGTCCCGCTGATCGTGTTCTTCGCCCTCCAGCGCTTCTTCGTCCGCGGCCTGCTGGCGGGCGCGACCAAGGGCTGA
- the rplL gene encoding 50S ribosomal protein L7/L12: protein MAKLTQDELIEAFKELTLIELSEFVKKFEEVFEVTAAAPVAAAGVAGPAAPAEEVEEQTEFDVVLEAAGEKKIQVIKEVRALTSLGLGEAKAVVDGAPKAVLEAVNKETAEKAKAQLEAAGATVTVK from the coding sequence ATGGCAAAGCTCACGCAGGACGAGCTCATCGAGGCCTTCAAGGAGCTCACGCTCATCGAGCTCTCTGAGTTCGTGAAGAAGTTCGAAGAGGTCTTCGAGGTCACCGCCGCCGCCCCCGTCGCCGCTGCAGGCGTCGCCGGCCCGGCCGCCCCCGCCGAGGAGGTCGAGGAGCAGACCGAGTTCGACGTCGTGCTCGAGGCCGCCGGCGAGAAGAAGATCCAGGTCATCAAGGAGGTCCGCGCGCTCACCAGCCTCGGCCTCGGCGAGGCGAAGGCAGTCGTCGACGGCGCCCCCAAGGCCGTCCTCGAGGCTGTCAACAAGGAGACCGCCGAGAAGGCCAAGGCCCAGCTCGAGGCCGCCGGCGCGACCGTCACCGTCAAGTAA
- a CDS encoding DUF305 domain-containing protein gives MRPASSKGRLLVAAVAVVALLLGAAGGYLFGALAPFSSSATPSTTSAEAGFARDMQVHHLQGAELAMIARDRSADDEVLTVSKDILLTQQQQAGQLFGWLNSWGLPQAAPEPSMTWMGRPTLAGAADEHSAMGMSTEEDVVPASMPGLATPEQITELSTLSGRDFDRRFLELMIAHHRGAIDMAEALLARSRATVATDFASSVVKAQEAEISLMEQMLEDRPAA, from the coding sequence ATGCGCCCGGCAAGCAGTAAGGGCCGCCTCCTCGTCGCGGCCGTCGCCGTCGTCGCCCTCCTGCTGGGCGCGGCGGGCGGCTACCTCTTCGGCGCCCTCGCCCCGTTCTCCTCCTCGGCCACCCCGTCGACGACGAGCGCGGAGGCCGGCTTCGCCCGCGACATGCAGGTGCACCACCTCCAAGGCGCCGAGCTGGCGATGATCGCCCGCGACCGCAGCGCCGACGACGAGGTCCTCACCGTCTCGAAGGACATCCTGCTCACCCAGCAGCAGCAAGCCGGTCAGCTCTTCGGCTGGCTGAACTCCTGGGGCCTGCCGCAGGCCGCGCCCGAGCCGTCGATGACGTGGATGGGCCGGCCGACCCTGGCCGGCGCCGCCGACGAGCACTCCGCCATGGGCATGTCCACCGAGGAGGACGTCGTCCCCGCCAGCATGCCCGGGCTCGCGACGCCCGAGCAGATCACCGAGCTGAGCACGCTCAGCGGCCGCGACTTCGACCGCAGGTTCCTCGAGCTGATGATCGCCCACCACCGCGGCGCCATCGACATGGCCGAGGCGCTCCTCGCCCGCAGCCGCGCCACGGTGGCCACCGACTTCGCCTCCTCCGTCGTGAAGGCCCAGGAGGCCGAGATCTCGCTGATGGAGCAGATGCTCGAGGACCGTCCGGCCGCCTGA
- a CDS encoding ABC transporter substrate-binding protein → MRSSLHRRITLPVAVLAAAGIALAGCSSSSDPNDPNAGGGSSAGTVGTADGVVNVYGTINGDEATLLEQSWADWEKESGIDIKYTGDKEFEKQIGIKVQGGDTPDLAIFPQPGLLADTVASGKVQELPEGALTNVQNNWSEDWQKYGQVDGTQYGAPLMASVKGYIWYSPKKFAEWGVSVPTTWDEMEALGKTIAEKTGGPSWCAGFNSGEASGWPGTDWIEDAVLREAGPDVYDSWVAGDTPFTDPEIKTAFDKVGSILLDPTLVNAGYGDVSSINSTAFGDVAQNVANGTCALTHQASFFEGFLTSAGANVAEDGDVWAFLTPPANADDPQAVTGGGEMVAAFSNDEDTAKVQEYLASADWANSRVKLGGVISANTGLDAANAGSDILKDSIGILQDPDTTFRFDGSDLMPKSVGADSFWKGMVDWIDDSSTDQVLEEIQAGYTS, encoded by the coding sequence ATGCGGTCATCCCTGCACCGCCGTATCACCCTTCCCGTCGCCGTTCTCGCAGCGGCCGGGATCGCCCTCGCCGGCTGCTCGAGCAGCAGCGACCCGAACGACCCCAACGCCGGCGGCGGCAGCTCCGCCGGCACCGTCGGCACCGCCGACGGCGTCGTCAACGTCTACGGCACCATCAACGGCGACGAGGCCACCCTTCTCGAGCAGTCCTGGGCGGACTGGGAGAAGGAGTCGGGCATCGACATCAAGTACACCGGCGACAAGGAGTTCGAGAAGCAGATCGGCATCAAGGTCCAGGGTGGCGACACCCCCGACCTCGCGATCTTCCCGCAGCCCGGTCTGCTCGCCGACACCGTCGCCTCCGGCAAGGTCCAGGAGCTGCCCGAGGGCGCCCTGACCAACGTCCAGAACAACTGGTCCGAGGACTGGCAGAAGTACGGCCAGGTCGACGGCACCCAGTACGGCGCGCCGCTGATGGCGTCCGTCAAGGGCTACATCTGGTACTCGCCGAAGAAGTTCGCCGAGTGGGGCGTCTCCGTTCCCACCACGTGGGACGAGATGGAGGCGCTGGGCAAGACCATCGCCGAGAAGACCGGCGGACCGTCCTGGTGCGCGGGCTTCAACTCCGGTGAGGCGTCCGGCTGGCCGGGCACCGACTGGATCGAGGACGCCGTCCTCCGCGAGGCCGGCCCCGACGTCTACGACTCCTGGGTCGCGGGCGACACCCCGTTCACCGACCCCGAGATCAAGACGGCCTTCGACAAGGTCGGCTCGATCCTGCTCGACCCGACCCTGGTCAACGCCGGCTACGGCGACGTCTCCTCGATCAACTCGACCGCCTTCGGCGATGTCGCGCAGAACGTCGCCAACGGCACCTGCGCGCTGACCCACCAGGCCTCGTTCTTCGAGGGCTTCCTGACCTCGGCCGGCGCCAACGTGGCCGAGGACGGCGACGTCTGGGCCTTCCTCACCCCGCCGGCCAACGCCGACGACCCCCAGGCCGTCACCGGTGGTGGCGAGATGGTCGCCGCGTTCTCGAACGACGAGGACACCGCGAAGGTCCAGGAGTACCTGGCCAGCGCCGATTGGGCCAACAGCCGCGTCAAGCTCGGTGGCGTCATCTCGGCGAACACCGGCCTCGACGCCGCCAACGCCGGCAGCGACATCCTGAAGGACTCCATCGGCATCCTCCAGGACCCGGACACCACGTTCCGCTTCGACGGCTCGGACCTCATGCCGAAGTCCGTCGGCGCCGACAGCTTCTGGAAGGGCATGGTCGACTGGATCGACGACTCGAGCACCGATCAGGTCCTCGAGGAGATCCAGGCCGGCTACACCTCCTAG
- a CDS encoding MarR family winged helix-turn-helix transcriptional regulator, whose product MTAIDPLAGLPARDVPPSEVSLSELLSDFVSVTHRITRLAAQATDNQESQAVWRTLSVLLSMGPMRLGELATQSRVSQPTMTKIVKNLVETGWLDRIADPVDARAWQIRLAPDGAAALTAWRTQLGDALTPIFADLRPDDRRVLERAVEIMHERLVVAPRA is encoded by the coding sequence GTGACTGCTATCGACCCGCTCGCAGGTCTCCCGGCCCGCGATGTGCCGCCCAGCGAGGTCTCGTTGAGCGAGCTGCTCAGCGACTTCGTCTCGGTGACGCACCGGATCACCCGCCTCGCCGCGCAGGCCACCGACAACCAGGAGTCGCAGGCCGTCTGGCGCACGCTCTCGGTGCTGCTGTCGATGGGCCCGATGCGCCTGGGCGAGCTGGCGACCCAGAGCCGCGTCTCGCAGCCCACGATGACCAAGATCGTGAAGAACCTCGTCGAGACCGGCTGGCTCGACCGCATCGCCGATCCGGTCGACGCCCGCGCCTGGCAGATCCGCCTCGCCCCCGACGGCGCGGCCGCGCTCACCGCTTGGCGCACCCAGCTGGGCGACGCCCTCACGCCGATCTTCGCCGACCTCCGTCCCGACGACCGCCGCGTCCTCGAGCGCGCCGTCGAGATCATGCACGAGCGCCTCGTCGTCGCCCCCCGCGCCTGA
- a CDS encoding MarR family transcriptional regulator, with protein sequence MTGSPTPPHPAADAADAAVPASSDDAGPRSDAAIAAVEGELSTLFNRVRDAMRSSAERLHPELSTAGYRTLATLERRGPMHSGALADLLETDKSAISRQITALDRLGLLQRSPDPGDGRATILSVTPETAERMRAIRSSRQAVMHEELRQWDAADVELFAVLLRRITALDMRGAGPGAGGSGADPAPTA encoded by the coding sequence ATGACCGGCTCGCCCACGCCTCCCCACCCCGCAGCGGACGCCGCGGACGCCGCCGTCCCCGCGTCGTCCGACGACGCCGGCCCGAGGAGCGACGCCGCCATCGCCGCCGTCGAGGGCGAGCTGAGCACGCTGTTCAACCGGGTGCGCGACGCGATGCGCTCCTCGGCCGAGCGCCTGCACCCCGAGCTGAGCACCGCCGGCTACCGCACGCTCGCGACCCTCGAGCGGCGCGGTCCGATGCACTCGGGCGCCCTCGCCGACCTGCTCGAGACCGACAAGTCGGCGATCAGCCGCCAGATCACGGCGCTCGACCGGCTGGGTCTGCTCCAGCGCTCGCCCGACCCCGGCGACGGCCGGGCGACGATCCTCTCCGTCACTCCGGAGACCGCCGAGCGGATGCGCGCGATCCGCAGCTCCCGCCAGGCCGTGATGCACGAGGAGCTGCGGCAGTGGGACGCGGCGGACGTGGAGCTCTTCGCCGTCCTGCTCCGGCGGATCACCGCGCTCGACATGCGCGGCGCCGGACCCGGCGCCGGCGGATCGGGCGCGGACCCGGCGCCGACTGCGTAG